The following proteins are encoded in a genomic region of Paenibacillus sp. FSL H3-0469:
- a CDS encoding ATP-binding protein has product MGQSILRMKAVQILLVAAVTAVAGEFKINPFDGDVFRIAMGSSAFLLFLLLMRQLPYIRTGCATGVVVLLFRTAMDMVEGSGLTVEQSLSSHFSAMIYYMVFGTLMRVIKSRIDTFHPLVLGAVAALIDLLSNEMELLTRLIVLDSATFRLNEWTYLMAIAVLRTYFTTGVYSSISVSQLRIREREQHERTQQMLGFGSGLYGEVFYLKKSIGTLEQVTLNSFELYTKLKDGEGTGRYSRQVLDITQQLHEVKKDSQRILAGLVKLVEREVNGDMPLSGILQFAVKSNAKYAEMLGKEIKFHIHITSDYTTDSYIPLLTLLNNLTANAVEVIQGTGSIHLNAYEQDGMTILTVTDSGTGIGKRDLDLLFEPGFTTKFDEEGIAATGIGLSHVRDIVNMFEGSIAVQPVSHIGGAMFQITVPSMKLRKEE; this is encoded by the coding sequence ATGGGACAATCGATTCTGAGAATGAAGGCGGTACAAATTCTGCTGGTGGCCGCCGTTACTGCGGTAGCCGGAGAATTCAAGATCAATCCGTTTGACGGAGATGTCTTCCGCATTGCCATGGGCAGCAGCGCCTTCCTCCTATTCTTGCTGTTAATGAGGCAGCTGCCTTATATCCGCACAGGCTGTGCCACCGGGGTGGTCGTGCTGCTGTTCCGGACTGCCATGGATATGGTGGAGGGAAGCGGACTGACGGTAGAGCAGAGCCTTAGCAGCCACTTCTCGGCAATGATCTATTACATGGTGTTCGGCACACTGATGCGTGTCATCAAGAGCCGGATTGATACCTTCCATCCGCTGGTGCTGGGCGCCGTTGCCGCGCTGATCGATCTTCTGTCCAATGAGATGGAGCTGCTGACCCGGCTGATTGTGCTGGATTCGGCTACCTTCCGGTTGAACGAGTGGACGTACCTGATGGCGATAGCGGTCTTGCGTACGTATTTCACCACAGGGGTATACAGCAGTATCTCTGTCAGCCAGCTGCGTATCCGGGAGCGGGAGCAGCATGAACGGACCCAGCAGATGCTCGGATTCGGCTCCGGCTTGTACGGGGAAGTGTTCTACCTGAAGAAGTCCATAGGCACCCTGGAGCAGGTCACGCTGAACAGCTTCGAGCTGTATACCAAGCTGAAGGACGGGGAAGGCACGGGGCGTTACAGCCGGCAGGTGCTCGACATCACCCAGCAGCTACATGAGGTTAAGAAGGATTCGCAGCGGATTCTGGCAGGGCTGGTGAAGCTGGTGGAGCGTGAGGTGAACGGGGACATGCCGTTATCGGGCATTCTGCAGTTCGCGGTCAAGAGCAATGCCAAATATGCGGAAATGCTGGGCAAAGAGATTAAGTTCCATATTCACATCACCTCCGATTACACAACCGACAGCTACATTCCTCTATTGACTCTGCTTAACAATCTCACCGCCAATGCGGTGGAAGTCATCCAAGGGACAGGCAGCATCCATCTGAACGCTTATGAGCAGGACGGTATGACGATTCTGACAGTGACTGATAGCGGGACAGGCATCGGAAAGCGTGATCTGGACCTGCTATTCGAGCCGGGCTTCACCACGAAATTCGATGAAGAGGGCATCGCTGCCACGGGGATTGGGCTCTCTCATGTACGGGATATAGTGAATATGTTCGAGGGAAGCATTGCAGTTCAGCCGGTATCGCATATCGGAGGGGCCATGTTCCAGATTACAGTGCCGAGTATGAAGCTGCGGAAGGAGGAATAG
- a CDS encoding response regulator, translated as MPLSFCIVDDDASARRMLQHIIEDSGLGEVTGTAASGQEGIALILSETPDIVLMDLLMPDQDGIETILSLQAQGCRSKFVMISQIENGDMVSRAYRSGIEFFIRKPINKIEVESVLYKVNERYAMGRYLDEIKLTLGKLEGLQFGLPQLPPGKRTVKEIVQPILMNMGMISENGSRDIITIMELAVAEGKSGSLPSLKELYELTAAKYRPVPAEAAKEVKAIEQRLRRALAAGLTSLASIGLTDYGNPKFEHYAPLYFDFEEVRLKMKEIEQGRDSGKVKVNIKKFLQVLHLEVLEGLGR; from the coding sequence ATGCCGCTATCATTCTGTATTGTAGATGACGACGCGTCGGCGAGAAGAATGCTGCAGCATATTATTGAGGACAGCGGGCTTGGTGAGGTGACGGGTACTGCAGCGAGCGGACAGGAGGGGATCGCTCTCATCCTGAGCGAGACCCCGGACATTGTGCTGATGGATCTGCTGATGCCGGACCAGGACGGGATTGAGACCATCCTCTCTCTTCAGGCACAGGGCTGCCGCTCCAAATTCGTCATGATCTCGCAGATTGAGAACGGGGATATGGTCAGCCGCGCCTACAGGAGCGGGATTGAATTCTTCATCCGCAAGCCGATCAACAAGATTGAAGTCGAATCTGTTCTATATAAAGTGAATGAGCGTTACGCCATGGGCCGTTATCTGGATGAGATCAAGCTGACGCTGGGCAAGCTGGAGGGCCTGCAGTTCGGTCTGCCGCAGCTGCCGCCGGGCAAACGGACCGTCAAGGAGATTGTCCAGCCGATTCTGATGAATATGGGCATGATCTCGGAGAATGGCAGCCGTGATATTATCACGATCATGGAGCTGGCGGTAGCCGAAGGGAAGAGCGGAAGTCTTCCATCCCTTAAGGAGCTGTATGAGCTGACTGCTGCCAAATACAGACCGGTGCCTGCGGAGGCAGCCAAAGAGGTCAAGGCTATCGAACAGCGTCTGCGCCGCGCCTTGGCGGCGGGTCTGACAAGTCTCGCGTCCATCGGTCTGACGGATTACGGGAATCCGAAGTTCGAGCATTATGCGCCGCTGTATTTCGACTTTGAAGAGGTGCGCCTGAAGATGAAGGAGATCGAACAGGGCCGGGATAGCGGCAAGGTGAAGGTGAATATTAAGAAATTCCTGCAGGTGCTGCATCTGGAGGTGCTGGAAGGCTTGGGCCGCTAA
- a CDS encoding tyrosine protein kinase gives MPQHYYNHSRQQGRSLAEPYNPSPYPGLSAYTPAPLPGEPELLPAYGAEVTETALALPAAEASTAKAGGLLGGLGNLGSLANMEQLKGIVDRMGGIDGIVNTMGKVQKVMQGFSQMAPMVKLVMGGFGKGKGSGAGELAAEEDAALYSPKRRKKRRPVPKRRNTSSKKRKSGGSSSVKRRRS, from the coding sequence ATGCCTCAGCATTACTATAATCATTCCCGCCAGCAAGGCCGTTCCCTGGCTGAACCCTACAATCCGTCACCCTACCCGGGACTATCTGCTTATACACCTGCCCCGCTTCCCGGAGAACCTGAGCTGCTGCCTGCTTATGGCGCTGAAGTCACCGAGACGGCACTAGCGCTCCCTGCTGCAGAAGCTTCTACCGCGAAGGCCGGAGGCCTTCTGGGCGGACTCGGCAATCTTGGAAGTCTGGCGAATATGGAACAGCTCAAGGGAATCGTTGACCGGATGGGCGGTATTGACGGAATCGTCAACACCATGGGCAAGGTGCAGAAGGTAATGCAGGGCTTCTCACAGATGGCTCCGATGGTGAAGCTTGTGATGGGCGGCTTTGGCAAAGGCAAGGGAAGCGGAGCGGGAGAGCTCGCCGCCGAAGAGGATGCAGCCCTCTATAGCCCCAAACGGCGCAAAAAAAGACGCCCCGTCCCGAAGCGCCGCAATACCTCCTCCAAAAAGCGTAAATCTGGCGGGTCTTCTTCCGTTAAACGCCGCCGTTCCTAA
- the rlmD gene encoding 23S rRNA (uracil(1939)-C(5))-methyltransferase RlmD, producing the protein MNKQRSRRSASRREQGAAPVAGLPVNKNDEVLLDIIGMTHEGEGVGRVEGFTLFVQGALPGERVRARVLKTKKQYGYAKLLELVQASSDRIAPPCPIYDQCGGCQLQHMDYTAQLAWKRQLVVDNLQRIGKLEVAGAPSTSRSVVGGSADTDGENAGAAVEGGSAGDASYRVEGIRVLPTLGMDEPWRYRNKAQVPIGVTEGGLVGGFYARGSHRIIDMETCLIQHEDNDKVVAAVKSLGRELGITAYDEETGRGLLRHVVVKKAFRTGQMMLVLVTNGRDIPHLDAWLGSIREQLPAVVSICQNINTQRTNVIFGNDTRVLWGSEVIYDYIGEVQFAISARSFYQVNPVQTEVLYGRTLEYAALTGKETVIDAYCGIGTISLFLAQHAEQVYGVEIVPEAIEDARANAKLNEMNNVKFEVGASEDVIPAWKEQGITPDVIVVDPPRKGCDPRLLKTILLMQPERVVYVSCNPSTLARDLRVLEDGGYRTVEVTPVDMFPHTVHVECVARMDFIGKG; encoded by the coding sequence ATGAATAAACAACGCAGCAGGCGCAGCGCAAGCCGCCGGGAACAAGGGGCGGCCCCTGTCGCCGGACTGCCGGTGAATAAGAATGATGAGGTCCTGCTCGATATTATCGGCATGACCCATGAAGGTGAAGGGGTAGGCCGCGTAGAGGGCTTTACCCTATTTGTGCAGGGCGCTCTTCCCGGTGAGCGAGTCCGGGCCAGAGTGCTGAAGACCAAGAAGCAGTACGGCTACGCCAAGCTGCTGGAGCTGGTGCAGGCCAGCAGCGACCGTATCGCGCCGCCCTGCCCGATCTATGATCAATGCGGCGGCTGCCAGCTGCAGCATATGGACTACACGGCACAGCTCGCGTGGAAGCGGCAGCTGGTGGTGGACAACCTGCAGCGGATCGGGAAGCTAGAGGTGGCTGGTGCGCCAAGTACAAGTAGAAGTGTAGTGGGCGGTAGCGCTGATACGGATGGTGAAAATGCAGGTGCGGCGGTTGAAGGTGGGAGTGCGGGCGATGCAAGTTACAGGGTTGAAGGCATCCGCGTGCTGCCCACCCTCGGCATGGACGAGCCCTGGCGTTACCGCAACAAGGCCCAGGTGCCTATCGGGGTGACCGAAGGCGGTCTGGTCGGCGGCTTCTATGCACGGGGCAGTCACCGGATCATCGACATGGAGACCTGTCTGATCCAGCATGAGGACAACGACAAGGTCGTTGCCGCCGTCAAGAGCCTAGGCCGTGAGCTGGGCATCACCGCCTATGACGAAGAGACAGGCCGCGGACTGCTCCGCCATGTTGTGGTGAAGAAGGCATTCCGCACCGGCCAGATGATGCTGGTGCTGGTCACGAACGGCCGGGATATCCCGCATCTGGATGCTTGGCTTGGCAGTATACGTGAACAGCTTCCGGCAGTGGTCAGCATCTGCCAGAATATCAACACCCAGCGGACCAATGTCATCTTCGGTAACGATACCCGCGTATTGTGGGGCAGTGAGGTCATCTATGACTACATCGGGGAGGTCCAGTTCGCCATCTCAGCGCGTTCCTTCTACCAGGTGAACCCGGTCCAGACAGAGGTGCTGTATGGCAGAACTCTGGAATACGCTGCACTTACCGGTAAGGAAACCGTGATTGATGCCTACTGCGGCATCGGCACCATCTCCTTATTCCTGGCGCAACATGCGGAGCAGGTCTACGGGGTTGAGATTGTACCTGAAGCTATCGAGGACGCCCGCGCGAACGCGAAGCTGAACGAAATGAATAACGTGAAGTTCGAAGTTGGCGCTTCGGAAGATGTCATCCCCGCCTGGAAAGAGCAGGGCATCACCCCGGACGTCATCGTCGTCGATCCGCCGCGCAAGGGCTGCGACCCTCGCCTGCTGAAGACCATCCTGCTGATGCAGCCGGAGCGTGTCGTGTACGTGTCGTGTAACCCGTCGACACTAGCCCGCGACTTGCGGGTGCTGGAGGATGGGGGCTACCGGACGGTGGAGGTTACGCCGGTGGATATGTTCCCGCATACGGTGCATGTGGAGTGCGTGGCTCGGATGGACTTTATTGGAAAAGGATGA
- a CDS encoding amino acid ABC transporter permease produces the protein MDFSILTNYFGLYMEGFYGTLLSSVLALTGSFLIGAVVAVFRMTSVKGLRWFGAVYVEFIRNIPLLLVVYIFYYGPSALGFTLDGFKAGTIGLAVYTSAFIAEAIRAGIMAVPKGQMEAARSSGLSYIQTMLHIILPQAIKLVIPPLGNQFINLIKNSSVLTLVAGLDLMYFADGISTETYRTFDTYIFVAVFYLVLTLPLSYGVRIWERRLQRKY, from the coding sequence ATGGATTTCTCAATATTAACGAACTACTTCGGACTGTATATGGAGGGCTTCTACGGTACGCTGCTGTCCAGTGTGCTGGCCCTGACCGGCAGCTTTCTGATCGGCGCGGTCGTTGCCGTCTTCCGCATGACTTCAGTGAAGGGTCTGCGCTGGTTCGGCGCGGTGTATGTGGAATTTATCCGCAATATCCCGCTGCTGCTGGTCGTGTATATTTTCTATTACGGGCCTTCCGCTCTGGGCTTCACGCTGGACGGCTTCAAGGCAGGAACCATCGGACTCGCCGTATATACCTCGGCCTTCATCGCCGAAGCGATCCGTGCCGGAATTATGGCCGTGCCCAAGGGACAGATGGAGGCGGCACGTTCCTCCGGCCTCAGCTACATACAGACCATGCTGCATATCATTCTGCCGCAGGCGATCAAGCTGGTCATTCCGCCGCTCGGCAACCAGTTCATTAACCTGATTAAGAACTCCTCGGTACTGACTCTGGTGGCCGGTCTTGATCTGATGTACTTCGCCGACGGGATCTCTACAGAGACTTACCGTACCTTCGACACCTACATTTTCGTAGCGGTATTCTATCTGGTGCTTACGCTTCCGCTCAGCTACGGCGTACGGATCTGGGAGCGCCGGCTGCAGCGCAAATATTAA
- a CDS encoding amino acid ABC transporter permease: protein MDFTGAYSADNLKFLLDGLYVTLIVAFVSIFLSFIIGCIIGVIRYSEVPVLSPVMFYLVELIRNLPLLLIIFFIRFALPEVGIKLGLITAAIAALTIFEAAMIAEIVRGGLMSIDKGQIEAARSSGLSSVQTLWHIVLPQGLRRMVPPLVSQFISLLKDTSLAVVISLPELMHNANIVIGHSYSYAIPTLALVALIYFVVNYLLSLLSRRLEHRAV, encoded by the coding sequence ATGGATTTCACAGGTGCATACTCTGCCGATAATCTGAAGTTTCTGCTGGACGGCTTGTATGTGACGCTGATCGTTGCTTTTGTATCGATCTTCCTGAGCTTTATCATCGGCTGTATTATTGGCGTCATCCGCTACTCGGAGGTGCCGGTGCTGTCACCGGTCATGTTCTACCTGGTGGAGCTGATCCGTAATCTGCCGCTGCTGCTGATCATCTTCTTCATCCGCTTCGCCTTGCCGGAGGTCGGGATCAAGCTTGGACTCATTACTGCGGCCATTGCGGCATTAACCATCTTCGAGGCGGCGATGATTGCCGAGATTGTCCGCGGCGGCTTAATGTCGATCGACAAGGGGCAGATTGAGGCGGCGCGTTCCTCCGGTCTCAGCAGTGTACAGACCCTATGGCATATCGTGCTTCCCCAGGGGCTGCGGCGTATGGTTCCTCCACTTGTCAGCCAGTTCATCTCCCTGCTGAAGGATACCTCACTCGCTGTTGTGATTTCCCTGCCGGAGCTGATGCATAATGCGAACATTGTCATCGGCCATAGCTACAGCTATGCCATCCCTACGCTGGCGCTGGTTGCCTTGATTTATTTTGTCGTTAATTACCTGCTGTCGCTGCTGTCCAGAAGGCTTGAGCACAGAGCGGTATAA
- a CDS encoding CbiX/SirB N-terminal domain-containing protein yields the protein MVPGVLLISHGSRDQAWVSMVDEAVSHLTLREELPVAVAFLELVEGRLIQDGIDKLEHAGVTDIIVIPLFVSSGSTHVDEIEYALGAKPVPERETDLAPFTVAAKVHYGYPVDDDPDIAQMLWDKIRELSKHNGREMVLLVGHGSRHDGFRQRWEQGISSLAARVREVSGLAAADYGLLNPDSVRSRVEHWQKQGYDVLVAPLFLSEGYFTKVVIPQRLEGLEYAYSGQTLLPHPLLPRWIQRQVEAALQRLEA from the coding sequence ATGGTTCCGGGTGTATTGTTAATCAGTCACGGCTCCCGGGATCAGGCCTGGGTGTCGATGGTAGATGAAGCAGTGAGCCATCTCACGCTCCGGGAGGAGCTGCCGGTGGCAGTGGCTTTCCTTGAGCTGGTAGAAGGACGATTGATACAGGATGGAATTGATAAGCTGGAACATGCAGGGGTCACAGATATTATTGTGATCCCCTTGTTTGTTTCTTCCGGCAGCACGCATGTCGATGAGATAGAGTATGCGCTGGGTGCTAAGCCGGTTCCTGAGCGGGAGACCGACCTTGCGCCGTTCACGGTTGCCGCGAAGGTTCACTATGGCTATCCTGTCGATGATGATCCCGATATTGCGCAGATGCTGTGGGATAAGATTCGGGAACTGTCGAAGCATAACGGGCGGGAGATGGTGCTGCTGGTCGGACACGGCAGCAGGCACGACGGCTTCCGGCAGCGCTGGGAGCAGGGCATCTCTTCACTTGCCGCGCGGGTACGGGAGGTTAGCGGGCTGGCTGCAGCTGATTACGGGCTGCTGAACCCGGACAGTGTAAGAAGCCGGGTGGAGCACTGGCAGAAGCAGGGCTATGATGTGCTGGTAGCTCCGCTTTTTTTGAGTGAGGGGTACTTCACTAAGGTTGTTATTCCGCAGCGGCTCGAGGGGCTTGAGTATGCCTATTCCGGCCAGACACTGCTGCCGCATCCGCTGCTGCCGCGCTGGATTCAGCGGCAGGTGGAAGCAGCGCTCCAGCGCCTTGAGGCTTGA
- a CDS encoding glutamate ABC transporter substrate-binding protein, giving the protein MKMSKSFKVLSVLMIAAMLVIAGCGNNKGKNEPAAGGNAAGGAAADSAAIAKIKERGKLLVGVKFDTRLFGLKDPASGNVEGFDIDISKAIAKKILGDENAIELKEVTSKTRIPMLNNGEIDMVVATMTITEDRKKEVDFSDVYFQAGQSLLVKKGSPITGLESITKDTKILGSKGATSIKNIKEKVPGVTVLEFDNYQDAFSALKAGQGDALTTDDAILYGMASQDPGFEVVGKPFTDEPYGIAVQKGNADVVKAINDTLAELKANGEYDAIYTKWIGKAPAK; this is encoded by the coding sequence ATGAAAATGTCCAAGAGCTTCAAGGTGTTAAGTGTTCTGATGATTGCGGCCATGCTGGTCATTGCCGGATGCGGCAACAACAAGGGCAAGAACGAACCTGCGGCAGGCGGCAATGCTGCCGGAGGGGCAGCTGCTGACTCTGCGGCCATTGCCAAGATCAAGGAGCGCGGCAAGCTGCTCGTCGGCGTGAAGTTCGATACCCGCCTGTTCGGTCTGAAGGACCCGGCCTCCGGCAACGTGGAAGGCTTCGACATCGACATCTCCAAGGCCATCGCCAAGAAAATTCTCGGTGACGAGAATGCCATCGAGCTGAAGGAGGTCACCTCCAAGACCCGTATTCCGATGCTGAATAACGGCGAGATCGATATGGTGGTGGCTACCATGACCATTACGGAGGACCGCAAGAAGGAAGTTGACTTCTCCGACGTCTATTTCCAAGCCGGCCAGTCGCTGCTTGTGAAGAAGGGCAGCCCGATAACAGGCCTGGAGAGCATTACGAAGGATACGAAGATCCTCGGCTCCAAGGGGGCAACCTCGATCAAGAATATCAAAGAGAAGGTGCCGGGCGTAACGGTGCTGGAATTCGATAACTATCAGGATGCGTTCAGTGCGCTCAAGGCGGGCCAGGGTGACGCGCTCACTACGGATGATGCGATTCTGTATGGAATGGCCTCACAGGACCCCGGCTTCGAGGTGGTAGGGAAGCCATTTACCGATGAGCCATACGGCATTGCGGTCCAGAAAGGCAACGCGGATGTAGTTAAGGCGATTAATGATACACTGGCTGAACTGAAGGCGAATGGGGAGTATGATGCCATCTATACGAAGTGGATTGGTAAGGCTCCGGCTAAATAA
- the corA gene encoding magnesium/cobalt transporter CorA, giving the protein MIRTLAVTHTGEILTDLLLQDIVLDDYAWIWADFAMPTEEETLRLDTYFHFHPLAIEDCMHVLQRPKLDYYEDVQFFVLHSLNERTLEAEEIDLFLSPKFLVSYHHQDKPEMEEAWQMVKAEIHSRKGWSGGPMAAAYTVMDKLVDRYFPSLYTLEDELADLESQGGNESVEELMSQVFNVRGRLLKLRRTIVPMRDLMYRIVNSQHVQSNGEERVYFGDIYDHLLKLTDMIEVDREMTADLRDSYISLNSNRMNSIMKTLTVITTVFMPLTLIAGIYGMNFRVMPELEWKYSYFAVLLLMLVLGIGMFGWFRRSGWFK; this is encoded by the coding sequence ATGATACGAACACTTGCCGTAACACATACGGGTGAGATACTGACCGATCTGCTGCTTCAGGATATCGTTCTGGATGATTATGCCTGGATCTGGGCGGATTTCGCTATGCCGACAGAGGAAGAAACCTTGAGGCTGGACACCTATTTTCATTTTCACCCGCTAGCGATTGAAGATTGTATGCATGTCTTGCAGCGGCCGAAGCTGGATTATTACGAGGATGTGCAATTCTTCGTACTGCATTCGCTGAATGAGCGGACGCTGGAGGCCGAAGAGATCGACTTGTTCCTCAGCCCGAAATTCCTCGTCTCCTACCATCATCAGGACAAGCCGGAGATGGAGGAAGCGTGGCAGATGGTCAAAGCTGAGATTCATAGCCGCAAGGGCTGGTCGGGCGGGCCGATGGCCGCTGCTTACACCGTGATGGACAAGCTGGTCGACAGGTATTTCCCGTCCTTGTATACGCTGGAGGATGAACTTGCGGATCTGGAGAGCCAGGGCGGCAATGAATCGGTGGAAGAGCTGATGAGCCAGGTCTTCAATGTGCGCGGAAGGCTGCTGAAGCTGCGGCGGACGATTGTGCCGATGCGTGATCTGATGTACCGTATCGTCAATTCACAGCATGTGCAGAGTAACGGGGAGGAGCGGGTCTACTTCGGCGATATCTACGATCATCTGCTGAAGCTGACCGACATGATTGAAGTTGACCGGGAAATGACCGCCGACCTGCGTGACAGCTATATCTCGCTCAACTCCAACCGGATGAACTCCATTATGAAGACACTCACGGTGATTACCACGGTATTCATGCCGCTGACGCTGATCGCCGGAATCTATGGAATGAACTTCAGGGTGATGCCGGAGCTGGAATGGAAATACAGCTATTTCGCAGTGCTGCTGCTTATGCTGGTGCTGGGAATCGGAATGTTCGGCTGGTTCCGGCGGAGCGGCTGGTTTAAGTAA
- a CDS encoding amino acid ABC transporter ATP-binding protein: MIDFHQVDKHYGQFHVLKGIDLHVQEGEVVVVVGPSGSGKSTMLRCINRLETITSGGLTVDGITVNERKTDINTLRKEIGMVFQHFNLYPHKKVIDNITLAPVKVLGLSKAEAEKTAMYYLEKVGIADKAESYPSQLSGGQQQRVAIARGLAMKPKIMLFDEPTSALDPEMVGEVLDVMRALAREGMTMVVVTHEMGFAREVADRVIFMDQGQIVEEAEPEAFFASPKEERTRTFLSRVLSH, encoded by the coding sequence TTGATCGACTTTCATCAGGTAGACAAACATTACGGACAATTCCATGTACTGAAGGGCATTGACCTGCATGTTCAGGAAGGGGAAGTAGTAGTTGTAGTCGGTCCTTCCGGCTCCGGCAAGAGCACGATGCTGCGCTGCATTAACCGTCTGGAGACGATCACGAGCGGCGGATTAACCGTGGACGGTATAACTGTAAACGAACGTAAGACAGATATCAATACCCTGCGCAAAGAGATCGGAATGGTCTTCCAGCACTTCAACCTGTACCCGCACAAAAAGGTCATTGATAACATCACGCTGGCCCCGGTGAAGGTGCTGGGCTTAAGCAAAGCGGAAGCGGAGAAGACCGCAATGTATTATCTGGAGAAGGTCGGCATCGCCGACAAGGCAGAGTCCTATCCTTCCCAGCTGTCCGGCGGACAGCAGCAGCGGGTGGCGATTGCCCGGGGGCTGGCGATGAAGCCGAAGATTATGCTGTTCGACGAGCCGACCTCGGCGCTGGACCCGGAGATGGTCGGGGAGGTGCTCGATGTCATGCGCGCCCTGGCCCGCGAGGGCATGACGATGGTCGTTGTGACCCATGAGATGGGCTTCGCCCGCGAGGTGGCGGACCGGGTCATCTTCATGGATCAGGGGCAGATCGTGGAAGAGGCGGAGCCGGAAGCCTTCTTCGCCAGCCCGAAGGAAGAGCGGACGCGTACTTTTCTCAGCCGTGTATTAAGCCATTAA
- a CDS encoding YerC/YecD family TrpR-related protein translates to MQLKKLNDKSIDQLFEAILTLKNMEECYVFFDDLCTVNEIQSLSQRLEVARMLGKGSTYNQIEAETGASTATISRVKRCLNYGNDGYKLTLERLGR, encoded by the coding sequence ATGCAGCTAAAGAAGCTAAACGATAAAAGTATCGATCAATTATTTGAGGCTATTTTAACATTAAAAAATATGGAAGAATGTTATGTATTCTTTGATGATTTGTGCACCGTGAACGAAATTCAATCGCTCTCACAGCGCCTTGAGGTTGCGCGGATGCTGGGCAAGGGGTCTACATATAATCAGATTGAAGCCGAGACGGGGGCCAGTACGGCAACAATCTCCCGCGTGAAGCGCTGCCTGAACTATGGCAATGACGGTTATAAGCTTACTCTAGAACGTCTGGGCCGATAA
- a CDS encoding diacylglycerol kinase: MKTARLIYNPTSGREEMKRRLADILDRLDMGGIEATCHATTGEGDATAAAAQAVERGTYDLIIAAGGDGTLNEVINGMAEKPNLPPLGILPLGTTNDFARAMGIPKNWEEACDLILRQEARLIDLGKANDRYFINIAGGGQLTELTYEVPSKLKTMMGQLAYYLKGIEKMASLAPQELYIRANGQEMIHDEFMLFLIANTNSVGGFEKLAPGARIDDGLLDVIAVKKCNLAEFIRLVRLTIRGEHLSDKKVIHFRTDAMEVTSPGYVQLNLDGELGGTLPGNFSILPQHLRIFAQN, from the coding sequence ATGAAAACTGCGAGATTGATTTATAATCCCACTTCTGGTCGGGAAGAAATGAAAAGACGACTCGCCGATATTCTAGACCGGCTGGATATGGGCGGTATCGAAGCTACCTGCCATGCAACAACGGGAGAGGGCGATGCTACTGCGGCTGCAGCCCAGGCTGTGGAACGCGGTACTTATGATCTGATCATAGCTGCCGGAGGCGATGGTACGCTCAATGAAGTGATTAACGGGATGGCGGAGAAGCCGAACCTTCCCCCGCTCGGCATATTGCCGCTGGGAACGACGAATGATTTCGCGCGGGCCATGGGCATTCCGAAGAATTGGGAGGAAGCCTGCGACCTGATTCTGCGTCAGGAAGCGCGCCTGATTGATCTCGGTAAAGCCAATGACCGTTACTTCATTAATATAGCAGGCGGAGGGCAGCTTACGGAGCTGACCTATGAGGTCCCCAGCAAGCTGAAGACCATGATGGGTCAGCTTGCCTATTACCTGAAGGGGATCGAGAAGATGGCCAGCCTTGCTCCGCAAGAGCTGTATATCCGCGCGAACGGCCAGGAGATGATCCATGACGAGTTCATGCTCTTCCTGATCGCCAACACGAATTCGGTCGGCGGCTTTGAGAAGCTGGCTCCGGGTGCGCGTATCGATGACGGCCTGCTCGATGTGATTGCCGTTAAGAAATGCAACCTGGCGGAGTTCATCCGGCTGGTGCGTCTGACCATCCGCGGAGAGCACCTGAGTGACAAGAAGGTTATCCATTTCCGTACTGATGCCATGGAGGTAACCTCTCCCGGCTACGTGCAGCTGAACCTGGACGGCGAGCTGGGCGGCACCCTGCCGGGCAATTTCAGTATCCTGCCGCAGCATCTGCGGATTTTCGCGCAGAACTAA